In Archangium violaceum, the following are encoded in one genomic region:
- a CDS encoding MAPEG family protein, with protein MNDLFTNVASSLMLAAPGFRLYALCAIVLILKMNAVGIYTASTRARLKVALNPEDAARFGAQLATTEHPDVERVLRAHRNDLENIPGFLVLGLIAVLAGAPVLGMQICFIAFTAARVGHSIAYIKSMQPWRSISFGIGQLSTLALMVMILIRLVA; from the coding sequence ATGAACGATCTCTTCACGAACGTTGCCTCCAGTTTGATGCTGGCCGCTCCGGGCTTTCGCCTCTACGCCCTGTGCGCCATCGTGCTCATCCTCAAGATGAACGCCGTTGGCATCTACACCGCGAGCACGCGCGCCCGGCTCAAGGTGGCGCTGAACCCCGAGGACGCGGCCCGCTTCGGCGCCCAGCTGGCGACCACCGAGCACCCCGACGTGGAGCGCGTGCTGCGCGCCCATCGCAACGACCTGGAGAACATCCCGGGCTTCCTCGTCCTGGGCCTCATCGCCGTGCTGGCCGGCGCGCCGGTGCTCGGCATGCAGATCTGCTTCATCGCCTTCACCGCCGCCCGCGTGGGGCACAGCATCGCCTACATCAAGTCCATGCAGCCGTGGCGCTCCATCAGCTTCGGGATCGGACAGCTCTCCACGCTGGCGCTGATGGTGATGATCCTCATCCGGCTCGTGGCCTAG
- a CDS encoding DUF3667 domain-containing protein, producing MSQPAPVPAPSPQAEPTVAVLPLEKCPSCGEEVRGRYCSGCGQSHADVRVPFWKWLGDYLTDTFHLESNLARSAGMMLRRPGGLTVAYLEGQRSLYVRPFRLYLTASFLYFLALTVIHPEGLFEVRSRVDAPGEVVVTVGPSLAELDTGPQAPAPRPLLHEDSEFKRRLNRIAMSGSAGKEQAFQAITQSLPKAMFVLVPVFALLLHLLYRKTGRFYAEHFVFTLHFHAFAFLAAAAGIVAGLALGPKRLPVMQPLILGYLFLSLRRVYGQSLMRTAFKTAVLYGGYGLMLLLTVTGVALGSLYFAD from the coding sequence ATGTCCCAGCCCGCCCCCGTCCCCGCTCCGTCCCCGCAGGCCGAGCCCACCGTGGCCGTCCTACCCCTCGAGAAGTGTCCGAGCTGCGGCGAGGAGGTGCGGGGGCGCTACTGCTCGGGCTGTGGACAGAGCCACGCCGACGTGCGGGTGCCCTTCTGGAAGTGGCTGGGCGACTACCTCACCGACACCTTCCACCTGGAGTCGAACCTGGCGCGCTCGGCGGGGATGATGCTGCGGCGTCCCGGAGGGCTCACGGTCGCGTACCTCGAGGGCCAGCGCTCCCTCTACGTGCGCCCCTTCCGGCTCTACCTCACGGCCAGCTTCCTCTACTTCCTCGCGTTGACGGTCATCCACCCCGAGGGCCTCTTCGAGGTGCGGTCGCGGGTGGACGCGCCCGGCGAGGTGGTGGTCACGGTGGGTCCGTCCCTGGCGGAGTTGGATACAGGCCCGCAGGCGCCCGCGCCCAGGCCGCTGCTGCACGAGGACTCCGAGTTCAAGCGCCGGCTCAACCGCATCGCCATGAGTGGCTCGGCGGGGAAGGAGCAGGCCTTCCAGGCCATCACGCAATCGCTGCCCAAGGCGATGTTCGTGCTCGTCCCGGTGTTCGCCCTGCTGCTGCACCTGCTGTATCGGAAGACAGGGCGCTTCTACGCGGAGCACTTCGTCTTCACGCTCCACTTCCATGCCTTCGCCTTCCTGGCGGCGGCCGCCGGCATCGTCGCGGGCCTGGCGCTGGGCCCCAAGCGCTTGCCGGTGATGCAGCCCCTCATCCTGGGCTACCTCTTCCTGTCGCTGCGGCGGGTCTACGGGCAGTCGCTCATGCGCACCGCCTTCAAGACGGCGGTGCTGTATGGCGGCTATGGCCTCATGCTCCTGCTGACCGTCACCGGGGTCGCGCTGGGCAGCCTCTACTTCGCCGACTGA
- the rdgC gene encoding recombination-associated protein RdgC: MPVLSGAVTFSRFRSEPTGNAPSDVKRWLAKGLKSGAFEPIDLKKTEDERAAGFVELENHESVDFSTGSVLYGEYALFGFRVDTVKVPAPVLKAELDKWATAFEKQNGRAPTRGEKAENRASLRHMLRQRAVPSTKVHDVSWNLKTSQVQIWAASRKAVDEILLAMETAFEVKLQPLVPASLAARAGIADDALIPTPELIGVEIAHNEIPSSEVAHGEA; this comes from the coding sequence ATGCCTGTCCTCAGTGGTGCAGTCACCTTCTCGCGTTTCCGGTCCGAGCCGACGGGGAACGCTCCTTCCGATGTGAAACGCTGGCTCGCCAAGGGCCTGAAGTCCGGCGCCTTCGAGCCCATCGACCTCAAGAAGACCGAGGACGAGCGGGCCGCGGGCTTCGTGGAGCTGGAGAACCATGAGTCCGTGGACTTCTCCACCGGCAGCGTCCTCTATGGCGAGTACGCGCTGTTCGGCTTCCGCGTCGACACCGTCAAGGTGCCCGCGCCGGTGCTCAAGGCCGAGCTGGACAAGTGGGCCACCGCCTTCGAGAAGCAGAACGGCCGCGCCCCTACCCGGGGCGAGAAGGCCGAGAACCGCGCCTCCCTCCGCCACATGCTGCGCCAGCGCGCCGTGCCCTCCACCAAGGTGCATGACGTGAGCTGGAACCTGAAGACGAGCCAGGTGCAGATCTGGGCCGCGTCGCGCAAGGCGGTGGATGAGATCCTCCTGGCCATGGAGACGGCCTTCGAGGTGAAGCTCCAGCCGCTGGTGCCCGCCTCCCTGGCGGCGCGCGCCGGCATCGCGGACGACGCGCTCATCCCCACTCCGGAGCTCATCGGCGTGGAGATCGCCCACAACGAGATTCCGAGCAGCGAGGTGGCCCATGGGGAAGCGTGA